One stretch of Campylobacter sp. CCS1377 DNA includes these proteins:
- the rpsO gene encoding 30S ribosomal protein S15, whose amino-acid sequence MALDSAKKAEIVAKFARKAGDTGSTEVQVALLSARISELTEHLKIYKKDFSSRLGLLKLVGQRKRLLAYLKRTNYASYTKLISELNLRDK is encoded by the coding sequence ATGGCTTTGGATTCGGCTAAAAAAGCAGAAATAGTTGCGAAATTCGCTAGAAAAGCAGGAGATACTGGTTCTACGGAAGTTCAAGTTGCACTTTTAAGTGCTAGAATTTCAGAACTTACAGAACATTTAAAAATCTATAAAAAAGATTTTTCGTCTCGTTTAGGTTTGTTAAAATTAGTAGGTCAAAGAAAAAGACTCTTGGCTTATCTTAAGAGAACAAATTATGCTAGTTACACAAAATTAATTAGCGAGCTTAATCTTAGAGACAAGTAA
- a CDS encoding 3'-to-5' oligoribonuclease B — MKIYHLSHTDLDGYACQYVVNFYFKNCVFFNSNYGKEINDNFTVILNQIEQDLQKNPNEQFYILITDLNLTPTQCEDFQKAIESKKIKLLLLDHHQSGLECMQKYPWYLLDNSRCATKIVYDFFSKICFKDENLAHFVKVVNAIDIWLKDDKYFELGKIFLGMIANAKEINRTMFAKQNIEYMFFLLEQARHFIDKENAPILLEDSIHFLKKDFFKQNHNDTLANLISAYIVNHLNFYKDKFSIYYENFKGLLTYNIGNTSVIGNDFLVKNPEFDFFIDVSSRKTLSFRANGKVDVSLMAKKLVGGGGHKNASGGLFNGFKDNASYTNIKAQINDLIKQKTLKEGLS, encoded by the coding sequence ATGAAAATTTACCATCTCTCACATACTGATCTTGACGGATACGCTTGTCAATATGTGGTGAATTTTTATTTCAAAAACTGTGTTTTTTTTAACTCAAACTATGGTAAAGAAATTAATGATAATTTCACTGTTATTTTAAATCAAATTGAACAAGATTTACAAAAAAATCCTAATGAGCAATTTTATATCTTAATTACTGATTTAAATTTAACTCCTACTCAATGTGAAGATTTTCAAAAAGCCATAGAAAGCAAAAAAATTAAACTTTTACTTTTAGATCATCATCAAAGCGGTCTTGAATGTATGCAAAAATACCCTTGGTATTTACTAGATAATTCAAGATGTGCTACAAAAATTGTTTATGATTTTTTCTCTAAAATTTGCTTTAAAGATGAAAATTTAGCACACTTTGTCAAAGTGGTAAATGCAATAGATATTTGGTTAAAAGACGATAAATATTTTGAATTAGGTAAAATTTTTCTAGGAATGATAGCCAATGCTAAAGAAATCAATCGGACAATGTTTGCAAAACAAAACATAGAATATATGTTTTTTTTACTCGAACAAGCAAGACATTTTATAGACAAAGAAAATGCCCCTATTCTCTTAGAAGATTCTATACATTTTTTAAAAAAAGATTTTTTCAAACAAAATCATAATGATACTTTAGCGAATCTGATTTCTGCTTATATAGTCAATCATTTAAATTTTTATAAAGATAAATTTAGTATTTATTATGAAAATTTTAAAGGTTTATTAACTTATAATATAGGAAATACCTCTGTTATAGGAAATGATTTTTTAGTAAAAAATCCTGAATTTGATTTTTTTATCGATGTAAGTTCTAGAAAGACTTTAAGTTTCCGTGCTAATGGCAAAGTGGATGTTAGCTTAATGGCTAAAAAACTAGTTGGTGGTGGCGGACATAAAAACGCTAGCGGTGGATTATTTAACGGCTTTAAAGATAATGCAAGTTATACTAATATCAAAGCACAGATTAATGATTTGATTAAACAAAAAACCCTTAAAGAAGGCTTATCATGA
- a CDS encoding RrF2 family transcriptional regulator — MLFTKASEYALFSMIYISQKENPQDVDTMALELNIPKSFLAKILQTLAKDGLLKSFKGAKGGFALIKEPHEYTIKEIINSAEKKDINVFECSNGVCPNHKEECTLLSMLVNLQQKVDEFLESISLADIIKSNGKK; from the coding sequence GTGCTTTTTACAAAAGCCAGCGAATATGCTTTGTTTTCCATGATATATATTTCACAAAAAGAAAATCCTCAAGATGTTGATACTATGGCTCTAGAATTAAATATTCCAAAAAGTTTTTTGGCAAAAATTCTGCAAACTTTAGCTAAAGATGGTCTGCTTAAATCTTTTAAAGGTGCCAAAGGTGGTTTTGCTCTTATTAAGGAACCTCACGAATACACCATAAAAGAAATTATTAATAGTGCAGAAAAAAAAGATATTAATGTTTTTGAATGTAGCAATGGCGTATGCCCAAATCACAAAGAAGAATGCACCCTACTTTCTATGCTGGTAAATTTACAACAAAAAGTAGATGAATTCTTAGAATCCATAAGCTTAGCTGATATCATAAAATCTAATGGCAAAAAATAA
- a CDS encoding HrcA family transcriptional regulator, protein MKNIKKKDLILESIIEAYLLDNVPIGSNELNLKMSLCIPSSTIRVYFKKLSDEGLLTKLHISGGRIPTIFTMQNYWQEHINTKEKISIKDIALLDFLSKENKIYCLVYGGKNLILKAIERIAQKYLILDFEEEQVILSFDLASYEFTKRFLGLELFHIENYALNVGFIKLADKLKFLRTSLIYHRSNEQRAYQIYQNDDFNKLLDGTVHMDFKQNLEFDPLFKEGFMGLKLDADFLGKDANIIFAGSVYTNYKKILKQLKEVA, encoded by the coding sequence ATGAAAAATATAAAAAAGAAAGACCTTATACTTGAATCCATCATTGAAGCTTATCTTTTAGATAATGTGCCTATAGGCTCAAATGAGCTAAATCTCAAAATGAGTCTTTGCATTCCATCATCCACTATTCGCGTGTATTTTAAAAAGTTAAGTGATGAGGGTTTGCTAACAAAATTACATATTAGCGGCGGACGTATACCAACCATTTTTACAATGCAAAATTATTGGCAAGAACATATTAATACAAAAGAAAAAATCAGCATTAAAGATATTGCTTTGCTTGACTTTTTAAGCAAAGAGAATAAAATTTATTGCCTTGTATATGGGGGCAAAAATTTAATTTTAAAGGCAATAGAACGTATTGCTCAAAAATATCTGATTTTAGATTTTGAAGAAGAGCAAGTGATTTTAAGCTTTGATTTAGCAAGTTATGAATTTACAAAACGCTTTTTAGGACTTGAGCTTTTTCATATTGAAAATTATGCTTTAAATGTAGGTTTTATCAAGCTTGCGGATAAATTAAAATTCTTAAGAACAAGTTTGATTTATCACAGAAGTAACGAACAAAGGGCTTATCAAATTTATCAAAACGATGATTTTAATAAGCTCTTAGATGGAACCGTTCATATGGATTTTAAACAAAATTTAGAATTTGATCCTTTATTTAAGGAAGGTTTTATGGGGCTTAAATTAGATGCGGATTTTCTCGGAAAAGATGCTAATATTATTTTTGCAGGTAGCGTTTATACTAACTACAAAAAAATTTTAAAACAACTTAAGGAGGTAGCGTGA
- the flhA gene encoding flagellar biosynthesis protein FlhA: MAKNKIFDLVFPFLGPLIGPVVKAKSLTIVAFIVCILAIIIVPLPSAILDFFLALSIALSVLIILISIYIPKPTDLTTFPTLILIITLFRLALNIATTRMILSEGQNGPVAVSEIIASFGEFVVGGNYVIGIIVFCILVLINFMVVTKGSTRVSEVQARFTLDAMPGKQMAIDADLNAGLIDEQTARTRRQEIIAEANFYGAMDGSSKFIKGDAVAGIIITIINLIGGFLIGYLQHDMELSACASTYTILTIGDGLVSQIPGLITSTATAIIITRASKDENNFAEGTLNQLLSEYRTLLIVGFILFIFALVPGLPQLSLGFMALVFLSLGYLTKQVKEGKIDINIKKAKSNQVAQAQNQATQTPKKTEEDILKEEERKITDILKIEILELELGYGLIRLAENELTERIRSMRRTIAQSLGFLMPKIRIRDNLQLKPNEYNFKLKGVVIASAEIYPDKYLAMDSGFITEEIEGIATKEPAFNSDAIWIDANLKDEATLNGYIVIDPASVISTHMSELIKAHAAELLTRQEVQNLLEKVKADYPIIVEGALNVASVSLIQKVLKDLLKHHIPIKDMLTILESISDIAEVSKSFDMIIEHVRASLARMITNMYLDEKGNLGIYILDSASSSILMDHLQFKDGSYHLMINVAQTGALVDALKNELASVVSTRIKPFILCVEPQLRKFIADICLNFNINIVVLSFAEIAENTQFETEGVIKVNL; encoded by the coding sequence ATGGCAAAAAATAAAATTTTTGATCTCGTTTTTCCTTTTTTGGGACCTCTAATTGGTCCTGTTGTTAAAGCTAAAAGCTTAACTATTGTCGCTTTTATAGTTTGTATTTTAGCCATTATAATTGTCCCTTTACCTTCGGCAATTTTGGACTTTTTCTTGGCTTTAAGTATAGCTTTATCAGTTTTAATTATTTTAATTTCAATTTACATACCAAAACCCACAGATCTTACCACTTTTCCTACCTTAATTCTCATCATTACTTTATTTAGACTTGCTTTAAATATAGCAACAACAAGAATGATTTTAAGTGAAGGACAAAATGGACCTGTTGCTGTAAGTGAAATCATTGCTTCTTTTGGTGAATTTGTTGTTGGAGGAAATTATGTCATTGGAATCATTGTTTTTTGCATCTTAGTTTTAATCAATTTTATGGTTGTAACAAAAGGTAGTACAAGGGTTTCAGAAGTTCAAGCAAGATTTACTCTCGACGCCATGCCAGGAAAACAAATGGCTATTGATGCAGATTTAAACGCAGGACTTATTGACGAGCAAACAGCAAGGACAAGACGCCAAGAAATAATAGCTGAAGCAAATTTTTATGGCGCTATGGATGGTTCGAGCAAATTCATCAAAGGAGATGCTGTTGCTGGAATCATCATTACTATAATCAATCTCATTGGCGGGTTTTTAATTGGTTATTTACAACATGATATGGAGCTTAGTGCTTGTGCTTCTACTTATACCATTTTAACTATTGGTGATGGTCTTGTTTCACAAATTCCAGGTCTTATTACCTCTACTGCAACCGCCATTATCATTACGCGTGCTAGCAAAGATGAGAATAATTTCGCAGAAGGCACACTTAATCAACTCTTAAGTGAGTATCGTACACTTTTAATCGTAGGCTTTATACTCTTTATTTTTGCCTTAGTTCCCGGTTTACCACAACTTTCTTTGGGCTTTATGGCTTTGGTCTTTTTAAGCCTTGGTTATTTAACTAAACAAGTTAAAGAAGGTAAAATTGACATTAACATAAAAAAAGCAAAATCAAATCAAGTAGCTCAAGCTCAAAATCAAGCAACTCAAACCCCTAAAAAAACAGAAGAAGATATACTCAAAGAAGAAGAAAGAAAAATTACTGATATTTTAAAAATTGAAATTTTGGAATTAGAACTTGGCTATGGTCTTATAAGACTTGCCGAAAATGAACTTACAGAAAGAATTCGTTCCATGAGACGTACTATTGCACAAAGCCTAGGGTTTTTAATGCCAAAAATTCGTATCCGTGATAATTTGCAATTAAAACCCAATGAATACAATTTCAAACTCAAGGGCGTTGTCATCGCTAGTGCTGAAATATATCCTGATAAATACCTAGCAATGGATAGTGGATTTATCACTGAAGAAATAGAAGGTATAGCCACTAAAGAACCTGCTTTTAATTCTGATGCGATTTGGATTGATGCAAATTTGAAAGATGAAGCTACCCTAAATGGCTATATAGTCATTGATCCTGCGAGTGTGATTTCAACCCATATGAGTGAACTTATCAAAGCTCATGCAGCAGAGCTTTTAACACGACAAGAAGTGCAAAATCTTTTAGAAAAAGTGAAAGCTGATTATCCTATTATCGTAGAAGGTGCTTTAAATGTCGCTTCAGTAAGCTTAATTCAAAAAGTATTAAAAGACTTGCTCAAACATCACATACCTATTAAAGATATGCTTACTATCTTAGAGTCCATTAGCGATATAGCAGAGGTAAGCAAAAGTTTTGATATGATTATAGAGCATGTTAGAGCCTCTTTAGCACGGATGATTACCAATATGTATTTAGATGAAAAAGGAAATTTAGGAATTTATATTTTAGATTCTGCTAGTTCTTCCATTTTAATGGATCACTTACAATTTAAAGACGGAAGCTATCATTTGATGATTAATGTAGCACAAACCGGTGCTTTAGTTGACGCCTTAAAAAATGAACTTGCTTCGGTTGTTTCAACACGGATTAAACCTTTTATTCTTTGCGTCGAACCACAACTTAGAAAATTCATTGCAGATATTTGCTTGAATTTTAATATTAATATCGTTGTTTTAAGTTTCGCTGAAATTGCTGAAAATACGCAATTTGAAACCGAAGGTGTTATAAAAGTCAATTTATAA